The Streptomyces sp. NBC_00576 genome contains the following window.
CAGTCGTTGCTGCCGAACGCCGCGTCGAACGAGGCCGACGGCGGGTCGAAGTCGTACGCCTTGAGGCGGGTCAGTGCCTCGGGTGCGCCCTGGAGCCGGTCCATGCCGGCGTCCTCCCACTCCACGGAGATGGGGCCCCGGTAGTCGATGGAACGCAGCATGCGGAAGACGTCCTCCCAGGGGACGTCGCCGTGGCCGGCCGACACGAAGTCCCAGCCGCGGCGCGGGTCACCCCAGGGCAGATGCGAGCCGAGGCGGCCGTTGCGGCCGTCGAGCCGCTTGCGGGCCTCCTTGCAGTCGACGTGGTAGATCCGGTCGCGGAAGTCCCACAGGAAGCCGACCGGGTCGAGGTCCTGCCACACGAAGTGCGAGGGGTCGAAGTTCAGCCCGAAGGCGGGCCGGTGGTCGACTGCCTCCAGAGCGCGCTGGGTTGTCCAGTAGTCGTAGGCGATCTCGCTCGGGTGGACCTCGTGTGCGAAGCGCACGCCCTGGGCGTCGAAGACGTCGAGGATGGGGTTCCAGCGGTCGGCGAAGTCCTGGTAGCCGCGGTCGATCATCGACTCGGGGGCGGGCGGGAACATCGCGACCAGGTGCCAGATCGCGGAGCCGGTGAAGCCGATGACGGTGTCGACCCCGAAGGCGGCGGCGGCCCGCGCGGTGTCGGCGATCTCGGCCGCCGCCCGCTGCCGTACGCCCTCCGCGTCGCCGTCGCCCCAGATGCGGGCGGGCAGGATCGCCTGGTGCCGTTCGTCGATGATGGCGTCGCAGACGGCCTGGCCGACCAGGTGGTTGGAGATCGCCCAGCACTTGAGGCCGTACTTGTCGAGGAGTTGGTGGCGGCCC
Protein-coding sequences here:
- a CDS encoding sugar phosphate isomerase/epimerase family protein, whose product is MPRDFTLFTGQWADLPLEEVCRLARDFGYDGLELACWGDHFEVDKALADPSYLAGRHQLLDKYGLKCWAISNHLVGQAVCDAIIDERHQAILPARIWGDGDAEGVRQRAAAEIADTARAAAAFGVDTVIGFTGSAIWHLVAMFPPAPESMIDRGYQDFADRWNPILDVFDAQGVRFAHEVHPSEIAYDYWTTQRALEAVDHRPAFGLNFDPSHFVWQDLDPVGFLWDFRDRIYHVDCKEARKRLDGRNGRLGSHLPWGDPRRGWDFVSAGHGDVPWEDVFRMLRSIDYRGPISVEWEDAGMDRLQGAPEALTRLKAYDFDPPSASFDAAFGSND